CCGTCAGGTTCTTCCTGTCAAAATCATCAAAGCGGATATTGATATCATACTCATAATCTCCCTGTCTGAACTTAATCTTACTATCATCCGCAGTACCACTAAAAGCCGTCTGCATGGTACCACCCACATTCTCCAGTGTCAATCCCAGCGCAGACATCTTATCACGATCCACCGTTACGTTGATTTCCGGGTTACCTTCTTCTACAGACAGTTTCACATCACTCGTACCATCTATCGTCTTCAACACTGCCATCGCCTGTTTTGCAAACACCATCGCACTATCCAGTTCAGAACCCATCACCACCAGTTCAATCGGCGCCGCTTCTGCAGTACCCAGGATGCTCACATCCATGGTCTTCACTTTCACACCTGGCAAGATCTTACGTAATTCCACTTTCATTTGTGCTGCATAGATATCCGCACTCACCGCACGTTTCTTCGCATCCACCATCATTACCGTGATCTCTGATTTGTAAGCGGTAGACTGTGAAGTACCGAAACCATCCTCACTTGTCTGGCCTACAGTCGTAATCAAACGGGTCACTTCTTTCTTTGTGGAAAGGAAAGCTTCCGCCTTACGGGTAGCCTGGTTGCTCTGTTCTACAGATGCATCTTTCGGCATTTCCAACACCACGATAAACTGGCCACGGTCACCTTTCGGAATGAACTCACCACCAATGTATCCCTTACCTACCAGCATGAAAGAAGCGATCAACAATGCAATCGCTGCCATAATTGCCCAACGTTTATGATTCAGCGCCCATTTCAGGATACCAGTCATCCATTCAGTAAACTTCGTCAGCTGACGCTCAAACCACAGGATGAATTTCTCAAACAGGTTCTTACCAGTGATGTGCTCCAGCTTACCAAAGCGGGAAGACAATAAGGGTACAATCATGAAGGAAGACAGTAAGCTCAACATGGTAGAGATCATCACCACCACACAGAACTGACGTACGATCTGAGATACCATTTCATTTGTCAGGGAGATTGGCAGGAACACGACCACAATTACCAGGGTAATGGAGGTAACAGTGAACCCAATTTCTTTCACACCATCAAATGCCGCTCTCACCCTGTTCTTACCCATCTCCATATGACGGTAAATGTTTTCCAGTACCACGATCGCATCATCCACCAGGATACCTACCACCAGTGATAAACCCAGCAGTGACATCAGGTTCAGGGAAAAGCCCATCAGCTTCATACCAATGAAGGTCGCTATCAGTGATGCCGGGATAGAGATCATTACGAAGATCGCACTACGGATACTGTGCAGGAACAACAGCATAACCGCTGCCACCAACAGGATCGCAATCATCAGGTCATGGATCACGGAATCAGCAGATTCCAGGGTAAAGTCAGAAGAGTCATTCGCAATGAAGATCTTCAGGTGGAAAGAAGAATAATCACGTTCAATCTCAGCAATCGCTTTCTTCATTTCCTCACTCACAGTTACCGCATTCGCATCAGACTGTTTCTGCACCATCAGGGCAATTGCACTGGTTCCATCCACACGTGCAATACGGTCTACATCTTTCTGCGCATCCTGTACATCCGCAATATCTTTCAGCCTCACCTGTGTACCATCTTCACTTGTGCTCAGCACCAGGTTACGCAGCTGATCTACATTTTTATATTTACCAGCCAGGCGGATCAGGATCTGCTGATCATGTGTTTTTACCTTACCGGTAGGGAAATCGAGGTTCGCATTGGTCACGACCTGGCGTACCGTATTGATAGACATCTTATAAGCTTCCAGCTTATGAGGATCCACATTGATCTGTATCTCTCTTTCCTGGCCACCAATCAGGGATACCTGTGCCACACCACCCAAACGGGAGAGCAATGGCTGGATCTTTTTATCTACCAGGTCATAGAATGCCTTGCTATCCATATCAGCAGTAGCAGACAGTGTCATGATTGGTAAGTCATCGAGTGAGAACTTAGTCAGTGACGGCGTTTTTGCATCAGAAGGCAGATCGGAAAGCACCGCATTCACCTTACGTTGAGCATCCTGCAGCGCCACGTCTACATTCGCATCGTTATTTAGCTGTATAGTTACAGTAGATAAACTTTCGTTGGATTTAGAAATGATCTTCTTGATCTTTTCCATAGAGGCCACCGCATCCTCAATCTTCTTGGTGATCGTACTTTCTACCTCTTTAGGCGAAGCACCGGGATACACAGTAGCAACAGTTACTACCGGTGAAGTAAACTTAGGCAACAACTCGTAGTTGAGTGATAGATAACTCATCACCCCCAGTAAGGTAAGGATGGTGAATATCACGACTACGATCGTAGGCCGCTTGATGGATATTTCTGTAATCTTCATTGTTTTCTTTTTTACCGGATTGTCCTGATTATCCTTTCGCCTGTTGTTGCACAGTTACTTTAGCACCATCTGTCAGGTTAATCTGACCGGCAGTGATCACTGTTTCTCCTTCATTCAGTCCTTCTCTTATTTCCACTTTGTCACCGAAAATGCGGCCTGCTACCACTTTACGCAGTTTCGCTGTATTGTTTTCAAATACATACACCTGGTTACTGTTCACGCCACCAATGAAGGAAGTACGTGGAACCAGGATCATTGGTGCGGCATTTTTGATATCGAAATGAGCAGTACCGAACATACCTGCACGCAGTTGCTTGCCACTGATGTTGG
This window of the Chitinophaga sancti genome carries:
- a CDS encoding efflux RND transporter permease subunit, producing MKITEISIKRPTIVVVIFTILTLLGVMSYLSLNYELLPKFTSPVVTVATVYPGASPKEVESTITKKIEDAVASMEKIKKIISKSNESLSTVTIQLNNDANVDVALQDAQRKVNAVLSDLPSDAKTPSLTKFSLDDLPIMTLSATADMDSKAFYDLVDKKIQPLLSRLGGVAQVSLIGGQEREIQINVDPHKLEAYKMSINTVRQVVTNANLDFPTGKVKTHDQQILIRLAGKYKNVDQLRNLVLSTSEDGTQVRLKDIADVQDAQKDVDRIARVDGTSAIALMVQKQSDANAVTVSEEMKKAIAEIERDYSSFHLKIFIANDSSDFTLESADSVIHDLMIAILLVAAVMLLFLHSIRSAIFVMISIPASLIATFIGMKLMGFSLNLMSLLGLSLVVGILVDDAIVVLENIYRHMEMGKNRVRAAFDGVKEIGFTVTSITLVIVVVFLPISLTNEMVSQIVRQFCVVVMISTMLSLLSSFMIVPLLSSRFGKLEHITGKNLFEKFILWFERQLTKFTEWMTGILKWALNHKRWAIMAAIALLIASFMLVGKGYIGGEFIPKGDRGQFIVVLEMPKDASVEQSNQATRKAEAFLSTKKEVTRLITTVGQTSEDGFGTSQSTAYKSEITVMMVDAKKRAVSADIYAAQMKVELRKILPGVKVKTMDVSILGTAEAAPIELVVMGSELDSAMVFAKQAMAVLKTIDGTSDVKLSVEEGNPEINVTVDRDKMSALGLTLENVGGTMQTAFSGTADDSKIKFRQGDYEYDINIRFDDFDRKNLTDVSNIQFVNNKGQLIKLSQFAAITEGSGPSQLERRDKNTSVSVKSQVIGVPSGTVQSEFAKKLEPLRKPVGVSYLWAGDAENQGDSFGTMGAALLISIVMVYLIMVALYDNYIYPFVVLFSIPLAIIGALLALALTNNTLNIFTILGMIMLIGLVAKNAIILVDFTNQMKDQGQSTDEALIHANNARLRPILMTTIAMVIGMLPIALATGGVSATKNGLAWVIIGGLISSMFLTLIVVPVVYKIVDGFMARFGMNKPSAKRLIRQRLVAPYAAEIEETSLN